In Symphalangus syndactylus isolate Jambi chromosome 14, NHGRI_mSymSyn1-v2.1_pri, whole genome shotgun sequence, one DNA window encodes the following:
- the SOCS5 gene encoding suppressor of cytokine signaling 5 — MDKVGKMWNNFKYRCQNLFGHEGGSRSENVDMNSNRCLSVKEKNISIGDSTPQQQSSPLRENVALQLGLSPSKNSSRRNQNCATEIPQIVEISIEKDNDSCVTPGTRLARRDSYSRHAPWGGKKKHSCSTKTQSSLDADKKFGRTRSGLQRRERRYGVSSVHDMDSVPSRTVGSRSLRQRLQDTVGLCFPMRTYSKQSKPLFSNKRKIHLSELMLEKCPFPAGSDLAQKWHLIKQHTAPVSPHSTFFDTFDPSLVSTEDEEDRLRERRRLSIEEGVDPPPNAQIHTFEATAQVNPLYKLGPKLAPGMTEISGDSSAIPQANCDSEEDTTTLCLQSRRQKQRQISGDSHTHVSRQGAWKVHTQIDYIHCLVPDLLQITGNPCYWGVMDRYEAEALLEGKPEGTFLLRDSAQEDYLFSVSFRRYNRSLHARIEQWNHNFSFDAHDPCVFHSSTVTGLLEHYKDPSSCMFFEPLLTISLNRTFPFSLQYICRAVICRCTTYDGIDGLPLPSMLQDFLKEYHYKQKVRVRWLEREPVKAK, encoded by the coding sequence ATGGATAAAGTGGGAAAAATgtggaataacttcaaatacagGTGTCAGAATCTCTTCGGTCATGAGGGAGGAAGCCGTAGTGAAAATGTGGACATGAACTCCAACAGATGTTTGTCTGTCAAAGAGAAAAACATCAGCATAGGAGACTCAACTCCTCAGCAACAAAGCAGTCCCTTAAGAGAAAATGTTGCCTTACAACTGGGATTAAGCCCTTCAAAGAATTCTTCAAGGAGAAATCAAAATTGTGCCACAGAAATCCCTCAAATTGTTGAAATAAGCATCGAAAAGGATAATGATTCTTGTGTTACCCCAGGAACAAGACTTGCACGAAGAGATTCCTACTCTCGACATGCTCCATGGGGTGGGAAGAAAAAACATTCCTGTTCTACAAAGACCCAGAGTTCACTGGATGCTGATAAAAAGTTTGGTAGAACTCGAAGTGGACTTCAAAGGAGAGAGAGGCGCTACGGCGTAAGTTCTGTACACGACATGGACAGTGTTCCCAGCAGAACTGTAGGAAGTCGCTCTctaagacagaggttgcaggatACTGTGGGCTTGTGTTTTCCCATGAGAACTTACAGCAAGCAGTCAAAGCCTCTCTtttccaataaaagaaaaatccatctCTCTGAATTAATGCTTGAGAAATGCCCTTTTCCTGCTGGCTCAGATTTAGCCCAAAAATGGCATTTGATTAAACAGCATACAGCTCCTGTGAGCCCACATTCAACATTTTTTGATACATTTGATCCATCTTTGGTTTCTACAGAAGATGAAGAAGATAGGCTTAGAGAGAGAAGGCGGCTTAGTATTGAAGAAGGGGTTGATCCCCCTCCCAATGCACAAATACATACATTTGAAGCTACTGCACAGGTTAATCCATTATATAAACTGGGACCAAAGTTAGCTCCTGGAATGACTGAAATAAGTGGGGACAGTTCTGCAATTCCACAAGCTAATTGTGACTCAGAAGAGGATACAACCACCCTGTGTCTGCAGTCACGGAGGCAGAAGCAGCGTCAGATATCTGGAGACAGCCATACCCATGTTAGCAGACAGGGAGCTTGGAAAGTCCACACACAGATTGATTACATACACTGCCTCGTGCCTGATTTGCTTCAAATTACAGGGAATCCCTGTTACTGGGGAGTGATGGACCGTTATGAAGCAGAAGCCCTTCTCGAAGGGAAACCTGAAGGCACGTTTTTGCTCAGGGACTCTGCGCAAGAGGACTACCTCTTCTCTGTGAGCTTCCGCCGCTACAACAGATCCCTGCATGCCCGAATTGAGCAGTGGAATCACAACTTTAGTTTCGACGCCCATGACCCGTGTGTATTTCACTCCTCCACTGTAACAGGACTTTTAGAACATTATAAAGATCCCAGTTCGTGCATGTTTTTTGAACCATTGCTTACTATATCACTAAACAGGACTTTCCCTTTTAGCCTGCAGTATATCTGTCGCGCGGTGATCTGCAGGTGCACTACGTATGATGGAATTGATGGGCTCCCTCTACCCTCAATGttacaggattttttaaaagagtatcaTTATAAACAAAAAGTTAGAGTTCGCTGGTTAGAACGAGAACCAGTTAAGGCAAAGTAA